Proteins found in one Clostridium kluyveri DSM 555 genomic segment:
- a CDS encoding HD-GYP domain-containing protein: MKISMDKTIRAMSIALDLAQASSKYDDCGHDAVIEDITNVNYSDHTFMHHSLRTTYIALEISNQLNLNEKSKKQIYISALLHDIGATTCLSKSHSANSFIKNHCETGTNITKSFPYFCDLSNIILYHHENFDGSGAMNLEKDNIPIESQVIRIADLIELLYDENISNFKQRDRIIKWVKNNCNKIFSEKLVTAFLKNASRDIFWLNVENISFAEFILDKIQPELNIFMDIKEFEQISEIFANIIDNKSKFTAIHSKGIANLAYTVSKFRGYTGEKCCEMKIAGLLHDIGKLAIPLNILDKNGPLTSQEFGIIKSHAYYTKIILDRIEDIPNISEWASNHHEKLNGQGYPRGLKANELSEESRIMAVCDIYQALTEDRPYRKGLNINNVFNIMDEMVSGGFICAVALGHLKETIYSLNCPKEYTAASNTHKNIV; encoded by the coding sequence ATGAAAATTAGTATGGATAAAACCATAAGAGCTATGTCAATAGCACTGGACCTAGCTCAAGCAAGCTCCAAATACGATGATTGTGGTCATGATGCTGTAATTGAGGATATAACTAATGTGAATTATTCAGACCATACATTTATGCATCACTCACTACGAACTACCTATATAGCACTAGAGATTTCCAATCAATTAAATTTAAATGAAAAAAGTAAAAAACAAATCTATATATCGGCCTTATTACATGATATAGGTGCTACAACTTGTCTCTCTAAGAGTCATTCTGCCAATTCATTTATAAAAAATCATTGTGAAACTGGTACTAATATAACTAAATCCTTTCCCTATTTTTGTGATTTATCAAATATAATATTATATCATCATGAAAATTTTGATGGCAGCGGTGCCATGAATTTAGAAAAAGATAATATCCCTATAGAAAGTCAAGTAATAAGAATAGCTGATTTAATAGAATTACTATATGATGAAAATATATCGAACTTTAAACAAAGAGATAGAATTATAAAATGGGTCAAAAACAATTGTAATAAAATCTTCTCTGAAAAACTTGTAACTGCTTTTTTAAAAAACGCTTCCAGAGATATTTTCTGGCTTAATGTTGAAAATATATCTTTTGCTGAGTTTATATTAGATAAAATTCAACCTGAATTGAATATATTTATGGATATAAAGGAATTTGAGCAAATATCTGAAATATTTGCAAATATAATAGATAATAAAAGTAAATTTACTGCAATCCATTCCAAAGGCATAGCAAACCTGGCTTATACAGTTTCAAAATTCCGAGGGTATACAGGTGAAAAATGCTGTGAAATGAAAATTGCAGGATTATTACATGACATTGGGAAATTAGCCATTCCCCTTAATATACTTGATAAAAATGGTCCTTTGACCTCACAGGAGTTTGGTATAATAAAATCTCATGCCTACTATACTAAAATCATCTTAGATAGAATAGAGGATATCCCCAATATAAGTGAATGGGCATCCAATCATCATGAAAAACTAAATGGTCAAGGTTATCCACGGGGATTAAAAGCAAATGAGCTCTCTGAAGAATCTCGAATTATGGCAGTATGCGATATATATCAGGCGCTTACAGAAGACAGACCTTATCGCAAAGGATTGAATATTAATAATGTATTTAATATAATGGATGAGATGGTATCTGGTGGTTTTATATGTGCTGTTGCACTTGGACATTTAAAAGAAACCATATATTCTTTAAATTGTCCCAAGGAATACACCGCAGCTTCCAATACCCATAAAAATATAGTTTAA
- a CDS encoding metal ABC transporter substrate-binding protein — translation MRKILTLVMLSFILFFTACGDNKDYKDSTYTNKLEVRKDIQLNIETTDKLLYNMVKSIVGDRHIVEYMFNNRESEISFKFTEDSINNISKKDLFFYVGAGFEPWIDNFVDKLDKNKVGVINVSRGIGLLSYNKIVKYNDTTLKDNPYYFTNIDNYMTALMNIRNAVQDKEPRNRDFYEKNFSEALKVLETYKEKLKSVDNELSNYEFIIVEDELNYFVKYNNLKLVDVGLGENNIITLSSSQRENLQQKSNRNNLIILYNDDSVVKNNEVLLKKYNIPAVKLQIYNGELSYEETLTHNISALESIYKAQ, via the coding sequence TTGAGGAAAATATTAACTTTGGTTATGCTTTCTTTCATATTGTTTTTTACTGCCTGTGGAGATAACAAAGACTATAAAGATTCAACTTATACCAATAAATTGGAAGTAAGAAAGGATATTCAATTAAATATAGAAACTACAGATAAACTTTTATACAATATGGTAAAATCCATAGTAGGGGATAGACATATAGTAGAATATATGTTTAATAATAGAGAAAGTGAGATAAGTTTTAAATTTACTGAAGATAGTATAAATAACATATCCAAAAAAGATTTATTTTTTTATGTAGGAGCAGGTTTTGAGCCCTGGATAGATAATTTTGTAGATAAATTAGATAAAAATAAAGTTGGTGTTATAAATGTTTCAAGAGGTATAGGATTATTATCCTATAATAAAATAGTAAAATATAACGATACCACATTAAAGGATAACCCTTATTATTTTACTAATATTGATAATTACATGACAGCCCTTATGAATATAAGAAATGCAGTTCAAGACAAGGAGCCTAGAAATAGAGATTTCTATGAAAAAAACTTTTCTGAAGCTTTAAAAGTGTTAGAAACTTATAAAGAAAAGTTGAAATCAGTAGATAATGAACTAAGTAATTATGAGTTCATCATAGTTGAAGATGAATTGAATTATTTTGTAAAGTATAATAATTTAAAGCTTGTAGATGTGGGATTGGGAGAAAACAATATAATTACATTGAGTTCATCACAGCGGGAAAATTTACAACAGAAATCAAATCGTAATAATTTAATAATCCTTTATAATGACGACTCGGTTGTTAAAAATAATGAAGTATTGTTAAAGAAATATAATATACCTGCTGTAAAGCTTCAAATTTACAATGGGGAGCTTAGTTATGAAGAAACTCTCACACATAATATTAGTGCATTGGAGAGTATATATAAAGCTCAATAA
- a CDS encoding alpha/beta fold hydrolase, translated as MGYYIKVEPNVKVYVEDLNPKGKHTILFLHGWPGSHDLFEYQFDELPKRGYRCIGVDQRGFGQSDRPFTGYDYDRLSDDVRNVVEALKLKDFTLGGHSTGGAIAVRYMARHKEYGVARLALFAAAVPSLIRRSYFPYGLTKQAVEEIIKETYNDRPKMLRGFGDMFFFEYITGPFSDWFFQLGLQAAGWATAAVARTWLGEEELFSDMKKITVPTLILHGIHDKVCLFPLAEAQQKGIKNSILVPFAYSGHGLFYDQRDKFNKKLMEFIKS; from the coding sequence ATGGGATATTATATTAAAGTAGAACCAAATGTAAAAGTTTATGTAGAAGATCTTAATCCTAAAGGAAAGCATACTATTTTATTTCTTCATGGATGGCCTGGAAGTCATGACCTATTTGAATATCAGTTTGATGAACTTCCCAAAAGGGGATATAGGTGTATCGGTGTGGATCAAAGAGGCTTTGGACAATCGGATAGGCCCTTTACAGGGTATGATTATGATAGATTATCAGATGATGTGCGAAATGTAGTGGAAGCACTCAAATTAAAAGATTTTACCCTAGGAGGTCATTCTACAGGAGGGGCAATAGCCGTTAGGTATATGGCAAGACATAAGGAATATGGAGTGGCAAGGCTTGCTCTCTTTGCAGCTGCTGTGCCCAGTCTCATCAGGCGGTCATATTTTCCCTATGGTTTAACAAAACAAGCTGTAGAGGAAATAATTAAAGAAACATATAATGATCGTCCTAAAATGCTGAGGGGATTTGGAGATATGTTTTTTTTCGAGTATATTACGGGACCCTTTTCAGATTGGTTTTTTCAGCTGGGACTTCAGGCGGCGGGCTGGGCTACTGCGGCTGTAGCAAGGACATGGCTGGGTGAAGAGGAGTTGTTTTCCGATATGAAAAAAATAACGGTTCCTACATTGATTCTTCATGGTATTCACGATAAGGTTTGTTTATTTCCTCTGGCAGAAGCACAACAAAAGGGTATTAAAAATTCCATACTTGTACCTTTTGCATACAGTGGACATGGACTATTTTATGATCAGCGTGATAAATTCAATAAGAAATTGATGGAGTTTATTAAAAGTTGA
- a CDS encoding glutamate synthase-related protein, protein MSQYLKNNDVLSTTNRGNPAESGLCTLCRADCQGKCETWMSSMKGRKLLYPRDFGTVTAGSSNINHVGVCYNNLRVQGYNYGANGMPSNLTCDADDCIFPNVNVESKFGKAVKTKSRLPIMTGALGSTFIAQKYWESFAIGAALVGLPIVVGENVVGVDKDAVIEKGKIIKAPELDRRIKQYLSHYDGYGAIIIQMNVEDTRNGVAEYVINKYGNDVIIELKWGQGAKNIGGEIQVDSLDYAVFLKNRGYIVDPDPTEPGVQEAYKAGAIKAFARHSRLGYTNLNSASDVKEDFMKSIEYLRSLGYKRITLKTGSYGMEALAMAIKYATEAKLDLLTIDGSGGGTGMSPWNMMESWGIPSIFLHSKAYEYAKILKDKGYDVVDIAFAGGLAREDHIFKALALGAPFTKLVCMGRALMIPAFLGANIEGVLYPDRKELRNGNWNALPKHIVNEFGSSPEEIFAGYFDVKEKVGADYMKNIPLGAIAFWTLADKLKAGLQQLMAGARKFNISEISRNDIFAANRETELETGIKFMTDVDDDAAKKILRE, encoded by the coding sequence ATGTCTCAATATCTAAAAAACAATGATGTTTTAAGTACTACAAATAGGGGGAATCCTGCAGAGTCAGGCCTTTGTACCTTATGTAGAGCGGACTGCCAGGGAAAATGTGAAACATGGATGTCAAGTATGAAAGGGAGAAAATTACTCTATCCAAGAGATTTTGGTACAGTTACCGCTGGAAGTTCAAACATAAACCATGTTGGGGTATGCTATAATAATCTAAGAGTTCAAGGGTATAATTATGGTGCAAATGGTATGCCATCCAATTTAACATGTGATGCTGACGACTGTATTTTCCCAAATGTAAACGTTGAATCGAAGTTTGGGAAAGCTGTTAAAACAAAATCCAGGCTGCCAATAATGACAGGAGCTTTAGGATCAACATTTATTGCACAAAAATATTGGGAGTCTTTTGCAATAGGTGCTGCCTTAGTCGGGCTGCCTATAGTTGTTGGTGAAAATGTTGTTGGTGTTGACAAAGATGCTGTTATCGAAAAGGGTAAAATCATAAAGGCACCTGAATTGGATAGAAGAATAAAGCAATATTTAAGTCATTACGATGGATATGGCGCTATAATTATCCAGATGAATGTGGAAGATACAAGAAATGGTGTAGCGGAATATGTAATTAATAAATATGGCAATGATGTAATTATAGAATTAAAATGGGGACAAGGCGCTAAAAATATAGGTGGAGAAATACAGGTTGATTCATTAGATTATGCTGTTTTCTTAAAAAATAGAGGTTACATTGTAGATCCGGATCCAACAGAGCCAGGAGTGCAGGAAGCTTACAAAGCTGGTGCAATTAAGGCTTTCGCAAGACATAGTAGATTAGGATATACAAACTTAAATTCTGCTTCAGATGTAAAAGAAGATTTCATGAAATCTATCGAATATTTAAGAAGTTTAGGATATAAGAGAATTACTTTAAAGACAGGTTCTTATGGAATGGAAGCATTAGCTATGGCTATTAAATATGCTACTGAAGCTAAGCTTGACTTATTAACTATTGATGGTTCTGGCGGTGGAACAGGTATGAGTCCCTGGAATATGATGGAATCTTGGGGGATACCTTCAATATTCCTACACTCTAAAGCCTATGAATACGCAAAAATATTAAAGGATAAAGGATATGATGTTGTGGATATAGCATTTGCCGGTGGCCTTGCAAGAGAAGATCATATATTTAAGGCATTGGCACTAGGTGCACCATTCACAAAACTCGTTTGTATGGGGAGGGCATTAATGATTCCTGCATTCTTAGGGGCTAATATTGAAGGTGTATTATATCCTGACAGAAAAGAATTAAGGAATGGAAACTGGAATGCACTTCCAAAGCATATTGTTAATGAATTTGGTTCTTCACCAGAAGAAATATTTGCTGGATATTTTGATGTAAAAGAAAAGGTTGGAGCAGATTATATGAAGAATATCCCATTAGGTGCAATAGCATTTTGGACTCTCGCAGATAAGCTAAAAGCAGGACTTCAGCAGTTAATGGCAGGAGCTAGAAAATTTAATATTTCTGAAATATCAAGAAATGACATATTCGCTGCAAATAGAGAAACAGAATTAGAAACAGGAATCAAGTTTATGACTGATGTTGACGATGATGCAGCAAAGAAAATATTAAGGGAATAA
- a CDS encoding DMT family transporter — translation MDYKRKSIMSSIALGLIALLWGTSYAIIKDILSDIRPFTLMSLRFGISTIFLCVIFPKKLRNIRKKDILHGSIIGIFLFLAFLNLVTGIFYTTASKQSFLVGSYVLIVPFLGWIIYKKPPNIYSVFGAVLAVFGIGLLTLNGSFYINKGDSISILCSLSFACHMIAIEYFNKDSDPIVSTIIQFLVTSILFIILTGIFESFTIYLSSKVLKSIAYLTIFTTVIPFVVQNIAQKYISSTSTALILTLESAFGGIFAVILLNEILSFQMLIGCVLIFTGIIIQTTRLAFLKKMKISCKN, via the coding sequence ATGGATTATAAAAGGAAATCTATCATGTCTTCAATAGCTTTAGGACTAATCGCCTTGCTTTGGGGAACAAGCTATGCAATTATAAAGGATATACTAAGTGATATAAGACCATTTACATTAATGAGTTTGAGATTTGGTATTTCTACAATTTTTTTATGTGTCATATTTCCAAAGAAACTAAGAAACATAAGAAAAAAAGACATATTACATGGGAGTATAATTGGCATATTTCTTTTTTTGGCATTTTTAAATTTAGTTACAGGCATATTTTACACCACTGCATCAAAACAATCTTTTTTGGTAGGATCCTATGTACTTATAGTTCCTTTTTTAGGATGGATAATATATAAAAAGCCCCCAAACATATACTCAGTTTTTGGTGCAGTACTTGCAGTATTTGGCATAGGACTACTTACATTAAACGGCTCTTTTTATATTAATAAAGGGGACTCGATTTCCATATTGTGTTCACTGTCCTTCGCCTGTCACATGATTGCCATTGAATACTTCAACAAGGATTCAGATCCAATTGTATCAACTATAATACAGTTTTTAGTTACCTCAATTTTATTTATTATACTTACAGGAATTTTTGAATCTTTTACCATATATTTAAGTTCAAAGGTATTAAAATCAATAGCCTACTTAACAATCTTTACAACAGTGATACCTTTTGTAGTGCAAAATATTGCCCAAAAATATATATCCTCCACAAGTACCGCTCTTATATTAACTTTAGAATCAGCCTTTGGAGGAATATTTGCAGTAATTCTTTTAAATGAAATTTTAAGTTTTCAGATGTTAATAGGATGTGTTCTTATTTTTACAGGAATCATAATACAAACTACTAGATTGGCTTTTCTTAAAAAAATGAAAATCTCTTGTAAAAACTAA
- a CDS encoding dimethylarginine dimethylaminohydrolase family protein — MGDCFVKNSTGVLKKVLLCPPDHIKLYSINVISEEWIKRGIKLNIERCIKEHEELIQAYKENGVEVVLMEPDVKLTNEVFARDFGACIREGYILGNFKEKIRTGETAAYRNKMKELGIPCVAEVSKGFFEGGDFWFLDYDTLAIGVIDRTNETAIGEIKEQLNKFEYNIIPVKCEEDNLHLDMCFNIVEEKVAVVCREALPNSFIKTLEGKGVYLIDISQEDVFKHYGNLQSLGNGRVISLKSNKKVNEQLKSYGISVIDLDISEILKSGGGPHCMTFPLVRI, encoded by the coding sequence ATGGGTGATTGTTTTGTGAAAAATTCGACGGGTGTTTTAAAGAAAGTGTTGCTTTGTCCGCCTGATCATATAAAGCTTTATTCTATTAATGTTATATCTGAAGAATGGATTAAAAGGGGTATTAAACTAAATATAGAGCGTTGTATTAAGGAACATGAGGAATTAATACAGGCATATAAAGAAAATGGTGTAGAAGTAGTTTTAATGGAACCGGACGTAAAACTAACTAATGAAGTGTTTGCAAGAGATTTTGGTGCGTGTATAAGAGAGGGATATATTTTAGGGAATTTTAAGGAAAAAATTAGAACAGGAGAAACAGCAGCTTACAGAAATAAGATGAAAGAGCTGGGAATACCCTGTGTGGCAGAAGTTTCAAAGGGTTTTTTTGAAGGTGGAGATTTTTGGTTTTTGGATTATGATACATTAGCTATAGGGGTTATTGACAGAACTAATGAAACAGCTATAGGGGAGATCAAAGAGCAGCTTAATAAATTTGAATATAATATAATTCCTGTAAAGTGTGAAGAGGATAATTTACATTTAGATATGTGCTTTAATATTGTAGAAGAAAAAGTTGCAGTGGTGTGCAGAGAAGCTCTACCTAACAGTTTTATTAAAACTTTAGAAGGAAAAGGAGTTTACTTAATTGATATTTCTCAGGAAGATGTTTTTAAACACTATGGCAATCTTCAATCTTTAGGTAATGGAAGAGTAATATCACTTAAATCAAATAAAAAGGTGAATGAACAATTAAAATCATATGGAATTAGTGTAATAGATTTGGATATAAGCGAGATACTTAAAAGTGGAGGAGGGCCACATTGTATGACATTTCCCTTGGTTAGAATATGA
- a CDS encoding pilus assembly protein PilX — MDISTSGGKLLAWIGLALLIVHAVFGAVFTIQAVQSGKKSEKWYLKQNSRFWTRRFSGIAILILVFFHFGVYGETVNGTYELKEFTTFKFVTQILLIFALFVNIRPLLISLGLLQYKERKEDIFVVISVLLLFFTGAVLFYYIRWQFL, encoded by the coding sequence ATGGACATCAGTACCAGTGGTGGAAAATTACTTGCATGGATAGGTCTTGCCTTATTAATTGTACATGCAGTATTTGGAGCAGTCTTTACTATTCAAGCTGTACAAAGTGGAAAAAAATCTGAAAAGTGGTATTTAAAACAAAATAGTAGATTTTGGACAAGACGTTTTAGTGGTATTGCTATTTTAATTTTGGTATTTTTTCATTTTGGAGTATATGGTGAAACAGTTAATGGTACATATGAACTTAAGGAGTTTACAACCTTTAAATTTGTTACACAGATTTTGCTCATTTTTGCACTTTTTGTAAATATACGTCCTCTTCTTATATCTTTGGGTTTGCTTCAGTATAAAGAACGCAAAGAAGATATATTTGTAGTTATTTCTGTTCTTCTATTGTTTTTTACTGGTGCAGTTTTATTTTATTATATAAGGTGGCAGTTTTTATGA
- a CDS encoding FAD-binding protein, translating to MNHVIIVVGAGLSAAVVAAKNNYKVILVSPMPSERAQSVMAEGGINGALDTKGENDSIYDHYNDTMKAGSLSCKSQCGDGTC from the coding sequence ATGAATCATGTAATTATTGTTGTTGGTGCAGGACTTAGTGCTGCTGTTGTGGCAGCGAAGAATAATTATAAAGTTATTTTAGTTTCTCCCATGCCTTCGGAACGGGCTCAATCTGTTATGGCGGAGGGTGGAATTAATGGGGCTCTTGATACTAAAGGTGAAAATGACAGCATATATGATCATTATAATGATACTATGAAGGCGGGGAGTCTATCTTGCAAATCCCAATGCGGTGATGGCACTTGTTAA
- a CDS encoding FAD-binding protein has translation MALVKAAPNIVKSLAELGVVFNLDKNNCIDLRNFGGQKKKRTAFAMGIRENR, from the coding sequence ATGGCACTTGTTAAAGCGGCTCCCAATATTGTGAAAAGTCTTGCAGAATTAGGGGTAGTATTTAATTTAGATAAAAACAACTGTATTGATTTACGCAATTTTGGTGGACAAAAGAAAAAGCGTACCGCTTTTGCTATGGGTATACGGGAAAACAGATAA
- a CDS encoding 2Fe-2S iron-sulfur cluster-binding protein: MMYIKIKRKKDKYDTSFFQTFLYQGDLKVSVAYVLRELNSRATLLDKDGNNARRIIWECSCLEKKCGACAMLINGVPRLACAVFLKELKCKKNTIVLEPLSKFPVISDLKVDRNILFENMKRMRLWLEDNVSINFSDREYQYQSSRCVMCGCCLEVCPSFSVKGNFGGAVSMSAAFKLIDQSAYGKQRDELMKKYRKNFFEGCGKSLSCDKICPIGLPLQELLVKSNSAAIWHK, from the coding sequence ATGATGTATATAAAAATTAAAAGAAAGAAAGACAAATATGATACTTCATTTTTTCAAACTTTCCTTTACCAAGGGGATTTGAAAGTTTCAGTGGCATATGTGTTAAGAGAACTGAATTCCAGGGCAACGCTTTTAGATAAAGATGGAAACAATGCTAGGCGGATTATTTGGGAGTGTAGTTGTCTCGAAAAAAAGTGTGGAGCTTGTGCCATGCTAATCAATGGTGTTCCTAGACTTGCCTGTGCTGTTTTTCTAAAGGAACTTAAATGCAAAAAGAACACCATTGTTCTGGAACCACTAAGCAAATTTCCTGTTATTTCAGATTTAAAAGTAGATAGAAACATTTTATTTGAGAATATGAAACGTATGAGATTATGGCTTGAAGATAATGTATCTATAAATTTTAGTGATAGAGAATATCAATATCAATCATCCAGATGTGTAATGTGTGGATGTTGTCTGGAAGTATGTCCAAGTTTTAGTGTTAAAGGTAATTTTGGTGGAGCTGTTTCTATGTCTGCCGCTTTTAAGTTAATAGATCAAAGTGCATATGGAAAACAAAGAGATGAACTTATGAAGAAATATCGAAAAAACTTCTTTGAAGGATGTGGTAAATCTTTATCCTGTGATAAAATATGTCCTATTGGGTTACCGCTTCAGGAGCTGCTTGTGAAATCAAACTCTGCTGCAATTTGGCATAAATAA
- a CDS encoding PFL family protein — protein MINTKNILETINMIHRENLDIRTITMGISLLDCIDSDGKKARTKIYDKITTCAENLVKTAQEIEVEYGIPIINKRISVTPISLIAQASSDTDYIEYAKILDKATQTLGIDFIGGFSCLVHKGYSKGDKILIKSLPEALSVTEKVCSSVNVATTKAGINMDAVRDMGRIIKQTAYLTREKESIGCAKLVVFSNAVEDNPFMAGAFHGVGEADCIINVGVSGPGVVKCALEEIKGENFNVVAETIKKTAFKITRMGQLVAAEASRRLNVPFGIVDLSLAPTPAVGDSVARVLEEMGLESCGCPGTTAALALLNDAVKKGGIMAASQVGGLSGAFIPVSEDEGMINAVNTGSLNLEKLEAMTCVCSVGLDMIGIPGDTPESTLSAIIADEAAIGMINNKTTAVRIIPVYGKKIGEEANFGGLLGKAPIMSVSKFSSEAFIARGGKIPAPVHSFKN, from the coding sequence ATGATCAATACTAAAAATATATTAGAAACAATTAATATGATCCATAGAGAAAATTTAGATATAAGAACTATAACCATGGGAATATCCCTTTTAGATTGTATAGATAGCGATGGTAAAAAAGCACGTACAAAAATATATGATAAAATAACTACCTGCGCTGAAAATCTAGTTAAAACTGCCCAGGAAATCGAAGTGGAATACGGTATTCCAATAATAAATAAAAGAATATCTGTAACTCCTATTTCCCTTATTGCACAGGCAAGTTCCGATACAGATTATATAGAATATGCAAAAATTTTAGATAAGGCAACCCAAACACTGGGTATTGATTTCATTGGAGGCTTTTCATGTCTTGTACATAAAGGCTATTCTAAAGGCGACAAGATATTAATTAAATCCCTTCCAGAAGCACTATCTGTTACTGAAAAAGTATGTTCTTCTGTAAATGTAGCTACTACAAAAGCAGGAATAAATATGGATGCTGTAAGGGATATGGGACGTATAATAAAACAAACTGCCTATCTTACACGAGAAAAGGAAAGCATAGGATGTGCTAAACTTGTAGTATTTTCAAATGCCGTTGAAGATAATCCTTTCATGGCAGGAGCATTTCATGGAGTAGGAGAAGCTGACTGCATAATAAACGTAGGAGTAAGTGGTCCCGGTGTTGTAAAATGTGCCCTTGAAGAAATAAAAGGAGAAAATTTCAATGTGGTAGCAGAGACAATAAAAAAGACTGCTTTTAAAATAACAAGAATGGGACAGTTAGTTGCTGCAGAAGCTTCAAGGAGACTGAATGTTCCCTTTGGCATAGTAGACTTATCCCTAGCACCTACTCCTGCCGTAGGAGACAGTGTAGCTAGAGTACTGGAGGAAATGGGACTTGAAAGCTGTGGTTGTCCGGGAACTACCGCCGCCCTGGCACTCTTAAATGATGCAGTAAAAAAAGGAGGTATAATGGCCGCTTCTCAAGTAGGAGGACTAAGTGGTGCCTTTATACCTGTAAGCGAAGATGAAGGAATGATAAACGCAGTAAATACAGGTTCTTTAAACCTTGAAAAACTAGAAGCCATGACCTGCGTATGTTCTGTAGGACTAGATATGATAGGAATACCGGGTGATACTCCCGAATCCACCCTATCTGCCATAATTGCAGATGAAGCTGCTATTGGAATGATAAACAATAAAACTACTGCAGTAAGAATAATTCCAGTATACGGCAAAAAAATCGGGGAAGAAGCTAATTTCGGTGGACTTCTAGGCAAAGCCCCTATAATGTCTGTAAGCAAATTTTCCAGTGAAGCCTTTATAGCAAGAGGAGGAAAAATTCCAGCTCCTGTTCACAGCTTTAAAAATTAG
- a CDS encoding ACT domain-containing protein, producing MKAFITVIGEDKTGIIYNVTSVLYENNINILDINQTLIKDYFTMVMLVDLSQMNITFSNLKTALEDKAKKIDVVIKIQREDIFTSMHEI from the coding sequence ATGAAAGCATTCATAACTGTAATTGGCGAGGATAAAACAGGTATTATCTATAATGTAACTTCTGTTTTATATGAAAATAATATAAATATCTTAGACATAAACCAAACTCTCATAAAAGATTACTTTACCATGGTAATGCTTGTAGACCTATCCCAAATGAACATAACTTTTAGTAATTTAAAAACTGCTCTTGAAGATAAGGCAAAAAAAATTGATGTGGTTATCAAAATTCAACGAGAAGATATATTTACTTCTATGCATGAAATTTAA